GCGACGGAGCCGGCCGTCCCGTACGAGCCGTGGGTGTCCAGGACCAGCAGCACGATGCCCAGCGTGAGCATGGCGTACGGCAGGCGGGCGGCGAAGGCGGGGACGAGGAACGTCCAGGCGCCGGGGGTGCGCAGCAGCGCACCGTAGCCGACCCGGGCGGGTGCGGCGGGCGCGGTGGGTGCGGCGGTTGTCCCCGGTCCGGGGACGGTCTGCCCGGTGGCCGTGGGCCCGGCGGTTGCCGGTCCATGGGTGGTTCCGGGCGCGGCGGGCATGGGGTTGTCGACCGTTCGGCGGGCCGTCACGGTCGGTCCTTCCTGCTGCCTGGTAGCGCGCCGGGGTGCGGGTGGGCCCCGACGGCGCCGAGAGTCGTCCTCTCGCGCGTCGACCGGGGTTGTTACCGGGTCCGGGGCCGGCCCGAGGGGTGGAAGCGGGGGCCGGCGTCAGGCTGTGTGCTGCGGACCGCGGCCGCCGAGCGGTCGCGCCAACTCTGCATCAGGCAGATGTTGCGGGTGTCATGCGTGTGGATGGTGCAGGTACGGATCGATCCGCACCGCTCGATTGTACGGCAGACGGCGAAACCGGGCTGCCGATGCAAGCCAGGAGTAGCCCGGATCACAGCCGATGCCAGGCCGGCCGGCGGCGGGAGCCGACATCACCGCCACCGCCCGCCGCCAGCACCACCACCCGCAGCGCCCGCCACCACTCGCAGCGCCCGCCGCCAGCACCACCACCCGCAGCGCCCGCCACCACCCGCAGCGCCCGCCGCCAGCACCACCACCCGCGGCGCCCCGCTACTTTCCGCGCAGCCAGCCGGCGAGCTTGCCGCCCTGGTCGACGGCGCGCAGCCGGCGTTCGGCGGCGTCCCCGACCTCCTCGGTGGTGACGACCAGCAGTTCGTCGCCGGCCCGCAGGATGGTGGTGCGGTCGGGGACGAAGCTGCTGCCCTCGCGGACGACGAGGGTGACGGCGGCGCCCTTGGGCAGGCGCAGCTCGCCGACCTCGACGCCGGACATCCGGGAGCCGGGGGCCAGGGCGACCGACAGCAGGTGACCGTGCAGCTTCTCCAGCGGCGCGGACTCGATGCCGAGGTCCTGGCCCATGTCGCCCTCGCCGATCCGCAGCCACCGGGCGACCAGCGGCAGGGTCGGGCCCTGGAGCAGGGTGAAGGCGACGACCAGGATGAAGACGATGTTGAAGACCTCCTGGGCCCGGGTGCGTCGGCGACCATCGGGATGGTCGCCAGCACGATGGGCACCGCGCCGCGCAGCCCGGCCCAGCTGAGCAGCGCCTGCTCGCGCCAGGGGATCCGGAACGGCGTCAGCGCGGCGACCACCGAGGCCGGGCGGGCGAGGAAGACCAGCACCGCCCCGCTGACCAGGGCGGGCACCACCGCGGAGCCCATCTGGCTGGGGGTGCAGAGCAGGCCGAGCACGACGAACATGCCGATCTGCCCGATCCAGGCCAGCCCGTCGGCGAAGCCGCGGACGGCCGGGCCGTGCGGCAGCTTGGAGTTCCCGAGGATCACGGCGGCGGTGTACACCGCCAGGAAGCCGGAGCCGTGCAGCAGCGAGCCGCCCGCGTACGCCAGCACGGTGAGCGCCAGTACCGCGATCGGGTAGAGGCCGGAGGACGGCAGGGCGACGTGCTTCACCGCGTACGCGCCGAGTCGGCCGACGGCGTAGCCGACCGCCGCGCCGATGGCGAGTTCGGCGATGATCGTGCCGGCCAGGACGTACCAGGGGTCGAGCGGGCCGGTGGTGGCGAAGGCGACGACGAGGATGACCACCGGCGCGTCGTTGAGGCCGGACTCGGCCTCCAGCAGGCCGGTGAGGCGGCGGGGCAGCGGCACCATCCGCAGCACGGAGAAGACCGCGGCGGCGTCGGTGGACGAGACGATGGCGCCCAGCAGCAGGGCCGTCCGCCAGTCGAGGTCGATCAGCAGGTGTGCGCCGGCAGCGGTGACCAGGACGCTGATCACGACGCCGACGGTGGCGAGGACGCCGGCCGCGGGCATGACCGGCTTGATCGAACGCCAGCTGGTCTTGAGGCCGCCCTCGGCGAGGATCACCACCAGTGCCGCGTAGCCGAGGACCTGGGTGAGCTCGGCGTTGTGGAAGGCGAAGCCCAGGCCGTTCGGGCCGAGCGCGACGCCGATGCCGAGGTAGATCAGGAGGCTGGGGAGCCCGGAGCGGGTGGAGAAGCGCACGGCGACCACCGCGACCAGAAGGATCACGGAGAACTCGAGCAGGAACGTGTTCAGGCGGTCGACGGTCACGCAGGGGCACCTCGGCAGGGAGGGAGCGGCTGATGATTCGTTACTCGGTCCAACATTTTACCTGATCTTTGACGATGGTCCTCCGCCGTCGTCCACGGTCATCTTCGCCCGGTATCGTCCCCCTGATCCAGCGCAGGCGTCCCCGGTGCACGCCCGCTGGCTGAGCCGCCCTAATGTGGTGACCTGTCACGGCCGCCACCACCCAGCCAAGGACCCAGATGCCCCGCTCGAAGAAGTTCCGGCGCGCCCGTCTGATCGTGCCCGTGCTGATCGTGCTGCTGATCGTCGGGCTCGGCGGCGGCGGCTGGTGGGCGGTGCACACCGTGCGCTCGTCCTTCCCGGACGTGACCGGCACCGTCCGGGTCGCCGGGATGTCCGCGCCGGTGGACGTGAAGCGCGACGACAAGGGCATCCCGCAGCTGTACGCGGACACCTCCGACGACCTCTTCCGCGCGCAGGGCTACGTGCAGGCCCAGGACCGTTTCTGGGAGATGGACGTCCGGCGCCACATCACCTCCGGCCGGCTCTCCGAGATGTTCGGCTCCGGCCAGGTCGAGACGGACGCCTTCCTGCGGACGATGGGCTGGTACCGGGTCGCGCAGCAGGAGTACGACACCGTCCTCTCCGCCGAGACCAAGAAGTACCTGCAGGCCTACACCGACGGTGTGAACGCCTGGCTCGCCGAGCACCCGGGCGGGGCCGGCGCCTCCCTGGAGTACGCCCTGCTCGGCACCCAGAACAGCAGCTACAAGCCGCAGCGCTGGAGCCCGGTCGACTCGGTCGCCTGGCTCAAGGCGATGGCCTGGAACCTCTCCGGGAACCTCACCGAGGAGGTCGACCGTTCGCTGCTCTCGCAGAACTTCAGCAAGGAGCAGGTCGACCAGCTGTACCCGGACTACCCGTACGACCGCAACGGCACCATCGTGCAGACCGGCACCCTCAGCGCGGACGGCACCACCTACAAGCCGGCCGGCCAGGGCGGCTCCGGTGCCACCACGTCCTCCGGGTCCACCGCGCAGGGCCGGGCCACCGCCGAGGCGCTGCTCAAGGGCGTGACCGACCGGATGGCCGCGATGCCGCAGCTGCTCGGCCCGCAGGGCCAGGGCATCGGCTCCAACTCGTGGGTCGTCGACGGCGACCACACCACCACCGGCAAGCCGCTGCTGGCCAACGACCCGCACCTCGGCCCCGGCATGCCGTCGGTCTGGTACCAGATGGGCCTGCACTGCCGCACCGTCGGCCCCGCCTGCGGCTACGACGTGAGCGGCTTCACCTTCGCCGGCATGCCCGGCGTGGTCATCGGCCACAACCAGAACATCTCGTGGGGCTTCACCAACCTCGGCGCCGACGTCACCGACCTCTACCTGGAGAAGGTCACCGGCCCCGACACCTACCTGCGCGACGGCCAGGACGTGAAGTTCACGACCCGCAAGGAGACCATCAAGGTCGCCGGCGGCGCCGACCGCACCATCACGGTGCGCACCACCGAGAACGGCCCGCTGATCTCCGACCAGTCCACGGAACAGCAGAACGTCGGCACCTACGCGCCCACCGGAAACGCCGCCCCGGACCGCGCCAGCGGCTACGGCGTCGCCCTCCGGTGGACGGCCCTCACCCCCGGCACGACGATGGACGCCGTCTTCGAGCTCGACCGCGCGGCCGACTGGACGGGCTTCCGCAAGGCCGCCGCCGACTTCGCCGTCCCCGCCCAGAACCTCATCTACGCCGACACCAAGGGCAACATCGGCTACCAGGCGCCCGGTGTCATCCCCGTCCGCGGCAAGGGCGACGGCCGCTTCCCGGCCCCCGGCTGGGACTCCGCGTACGACTGGAAGAAGAACCCGCTCCCCTTCACGGCGCTGCCGTACGTCTACAACCCGCCGGCCGGCTACATCGTCACCGCCAACCAGGCCGTGGTCGACAGCACGTACAAGCCCCTGCTGACCACCGACTGGGAGTACGGCACCCGGGCCAAGCAGATCACCGACGACATCGAGGGCAAGCTCAAGAACGGCGGCAAGATCTCGCCGTCCGACATGAGCACCATGCAGCTGGACAACACCAGCGTGATGGCCAAGACCCTGGTGCCGATGCTGCTCAAGATCAAGATCAACGACCCGTACGTGCGCGAGGCCCAGGACCTGCTGAAGGACTGGAACTACCAGCAGGACGCGGACTCGGCCGCCGCCGCCTACTACAACGGCGTCTGGCGGGCCCTGCTCACCCTGGCCTTCGGCCAGAAGCTGCCGGCCGACATGCGCGCCGAGGGCGACTGCCTGCTGGTCCGCCAGAAGGCCAACTCGAACCTGCCCGACGACGCCCTCAACAACACCGTCAAGCCCGTCACCGAATGCGGCACCCGCAAGCCCTCGCAGGCCCAGCCGGACGGCGGCGACCGCTGGATGGAGGTCGTCCGCCAGCAGCTCACCAAGCCCGACAGCAGCTGGTGGGACTACATCGACTCCGACCACATTCCGCAGCAGGGCCTGAACAACCTGCTGGCCCAGGCGATGAAGAACGCCCGCCAGGACCTCACCGCCTACCTCGGCAAGTCCGTCTCCACCTGGACGTGGGGCCGCCTGCACACCCTCACGCTCAAGGAGACGACGCTCGGCAGCGACGACTCCTCGATCGCCTCCGGCCTCGTCCACAAGCTGCTCAACCGCGGCCCCTACCGGCTCTCCGGCTCCAGCGCCGCGGTCAACGCCGCGGGCTGGAACGCGGCCGCCGGCTACCAGGTCGACTGGATCCCCTCGATGCGCATGGTCGTCGACCTCAGCGACTTCGACGCCTCGCGCTGGATCAACGTCGGCGGCGCCTCCGGCCATGCCTTCCACGCCAACTACAACGACCAGACCGACCTCTGGGCGAGCGGGCAGCTGCTGCCCTGGGCCTTCTCCGCGAAGGCCGTCGAACAGGGCGCCACGCACACCATGACGCTCACGGCCGGCTGACCCGGCCACCGGTCGCACACCGGAGGGCGCGGGCGACCGCGCCCCCTCCGGCGTGTCCGCCCGCGCCGGGGCCTACGCCCGCGCCGGGCCCCACGTCTGCTGCCCGCCGAGGCGGTGCAGTCCCGACGGCGTCACCACCGCGTCCACCGGCCGGTCGTGCGGCTCGGCGGGCACCGTCTCCAGCAGCTCGTGCTCGTACAGCAGGACGGCCAGACGCGGCCGCGCCCCGGCCGCCGCCAGCCGGGCCAGCACCCGGTCGTAGCTGCCGCCGCCGCGGCCCAGCCGCAATCCGCCGCGGTCCACCGCCAGGCCCGGCAGCAGCACCAGCCCGGCCCCGCAGACCGCCTCAGGGCCGAGCCGCGGGCCGGTCGGCTCCAGCAGGCCGCGGCCCGCCGGGGCCAGCCCGCCCGGTCCGTCGTAGGCCGCCCAGTCCAGGTCGTTGTCGGCCAGCAGGACCGGCAGCAGCACCCGCACCCCACGGGCCGCCAGCGCGTCCAGCAGCGGCCCGGTGCCCGGCTCGCCGCCCACCGACACGTACGCCGCCACGGTGCCGCCCGGATCGGCCAGCCCGGCCGCGTGCCCGGCCAGTGCCGCGGCCGCCGCTGCCCGCCGATCGGGTGACATGGCCCGCCGTTCCGCCAGCAGGCGTGACCTCAGTGCGGTCTTCTCGTTGTGCAATGGATTGGCAGTCAAGAGTTCCCCACAGCTCGGCACCGATCGGTGCCCCGAGCCTGACACGCGGAAGGCGCCGGATGTCCACCCCGCTCCTGGTCGACGCCCTCGCGGCGCTCGCCGCCCCGCGCTGGCCGGCGCCGGGCTGCTCGGCCTGCGGCTGCGCCGCGCCGCGGCCGCTGCCGCCGGGCGGGAGTCCGCGCTGCGCCGGGAGATCGGCGAACTCCAGCGCGAACGCGACGAAC
The Kitasatospora paranensis genome window above contains:
- a CDS encoding penicillin acylase family protein: MPRSKKFRRARLIVPVLIVLLIVGLGGGGWWAVHTVRSSFPDVTGTVRVAGMSAPVDVKRDDKGIPQLYADTSDDLFRAQGYVQAQDRFWEMDVRRHITSGRLSEMFGSGQVETDAFLRTMGWYRVAQQEYDTVLSAETKKYLQAYTDGVNAWLAEHPGGAGASLEYALLGTQNSSYKPQRWSPVDSVAWLKAMAWNLSGNLTEEVDRSLLSQNFSKEQVDQLYPDYPYDRNGTIVQTGTLSADGTTYKPAGQGGSGATTSSGSTAQGRATAEALLKGVTDRMAAMPQLLGPQGQGIGSNSWVVDGDHTTTGKPLLANDPHLGPGMPSVWYQMGLHCRTVGPACGYDVSGFTFAGMPGVVIGHNQNISWGFTNLGADVTDLYLEKVTGPDTYLRDGQDVKFTTRKETIKVAGGADRTITVRTTENGPLISDQSTEQQNVGTYAPTGNAAPDRASGYGVALRWTALTPGTTMDAVFELDRAADWTGFRKAAADFAVPAQNLIYADTKGNIGYQAPGVIPVRGKGDGRFPAPGWDSAYDWKKNPLPFTALPYVYNPPAGYIVTANQAVVDSTYKPLLTTDWEYGTRAKQITDDIEGKLKNGGKISPSDMSTMQLDNTSVMAKTLVPMLLKIKINDPYVREAQDLLKDWNYQQDADSAAAAYYNGVWRALLTLAFGQKLPADMRAEGDCLLVRQKANSNLPDDALNNTVKPVTECGTRKPSQAQPDGGDRWMEVVRQQLTKPDSSWWDYIDSDHIPQQGLNNLLAQAMKNARQDLTAYLGKSVSTWTWGRLHTLTLKETTLGSDDSSIASGLVHKLLNRGPYRLSGSSAAVNAAGWNAAAGYQVDWIPSMRMVVDLSDFDASRWINVGGASGHAFHANYNDQTDLWASGQLLPWAFSAKAVEQGATHTMTLTAG
- a CDS encoding 5-formyltetrahydrofolate cyclo-ligase → MHNEKTALRSRLLAERRAMSPDRRAAAAAALAGHAAGLADPGGTVAAYVSVGGEPGTGPLLDALAARGVRVLLPVLLADNDLDWAAYDGPGGLAPAGRGLLEPTGPRLGPEAVCGAGLVLLPGLAVDRGGLRLGRGGGSYDRVLARLAAAGARPRLAVLLYEHELLETVPAEPHDRPVDAVVTPSGLHRLGGQQTWGPARA